The Candidatus Cloacimonadota bacterium sequence AAAGTTTGGGGTATGAAGGCGTCCAAAGAGCGAGTGGATGAATTGAAGAACGAAGCAAGAGAAATAATCTCATATTATGGAACAAAAGCAGAATATCTTGAAAAAATCTGCGAGTTTATAGCAACTCGCCAATTCTAATGAATTACGTTAAAATAAAAAGAAATACCGATAGTGCCAAACTGCCGATTAAGAAAACTCCCCACTCTTCCGGCTATGATATTTTCGCAGACATCAAGGAAGAGATAATCCTGAAACCAGGATTGGTTGAATTAATTCCGTCCGGATTTTCCCTTGAAATCCCCCCCGGTTTTGAAGCACAAATAAGACCAAGAAGCGGTTTGGCAATTAAGCACAAAATCGGAGTTTTGAACTCTCCCGGAACGATTGATGCAGATTATCGAGGCGAAGTGAAAGTGATCCTAATAAATCACGGAATGAAAGATTTCGTTATTACCAAACAGATGCGAATTGCTCAGATAGTTTTTTTGCAGGTTCCACAAATAGAAATCGTAGAAACTGACGAGATAAACGAAACTGAGAGAAACGCCAGAGGTTTCGGGCATACGGGATTAACGGATTGATCTTCTCCCGGAAATCTGAGAATGTGCAAATACACTTACGATGACCTTCTCTACAACGATCTAAAAATATTTCAACATAAAAACGGATATAGAAGTAGCGAAGATTCTCTCATTCTCCAAGATTGTATTCTTAATTACACAAGTAAAAATTTCTTAGGAAACGCATTTGAATTCGGTACCGGTTGTGGAATTATTTCCATCTTGCTTGCTGCAAAGCGAGAAAATATTTCTCTTACATCCATCGAAGTTCAATCTTCCCTATATGAGCTTGCAGAAAAAAACGTGAAATATTGTGAACTATCCCCTAAAATTACATTAATCCACATGGACGGCAGAAATGTCGCAAAGAAATTTTCTCCCGGAACTTTTGAAATAGCATTTTCAAATCCTCCTTTTTTTGAACCGAACGAGGGACGCTTGAGCCCGATCAGAGAAAGGCAAATTGCAAAACACGAAATTCTTTGTTCTCTCGTGGATATCTTGGACATTTTTTCCTACTTGCTAAAACTCGATGGAATGGGCTTTGTCATTTATCCCAAAACACGATGCTTACAATTTGATAGCGAACTTTACAAAAGAAGAGATAATCTCAAGCCGATCGCTTACAAATTCTATCAAAATTATGCTAATGAAGTAAAAATAAATCTTATGCCGAAATTTCAAAAACCAAAAAAGGGTGAATCCAGTCCCCAAAATTCGTTTTTGCCTCCAAACAAATTTTCGGAAATTATTGCACAAAATAATTTTAATCTATTTGTGGCTGTGGTGCAAAAGATAAGAAACTATGATTAAAAAATTCATCGAATTATACACTAAAATATTTTTCCACCTCTTTCTTATCTCAATAATCCTTGTGGTTTCCAGTGGATTAATTTTTCTGACTTATTACTCCGAAAAACGAATTGAACGCAAATTAGCTAATAATTTTTCGAGTATCAAATTGTTGCTCTATCTTGAACATAATATAAACCGCAGGGATTTGCAGGAAAGTGTGGGAGATTATCTTAAGATCAATAATATGGAATATACTTCCGGTGGGGAAGCCATTTTGGAATTGGAAAAGGCGAACAATATACAAAATCTCAGCAACTGGGTGAACTCAAGTGAAATACCGGATGTGATGATTTTTAATTTTTCGGGAAAGAATTTTTCCACCTCTCAATTTCTGAATTTGACTGATTACCTTTCCTCCAAAAAAGGTGTAAAATATTTTGACTATAATCAGAAAAAATTAACAATGTTTACATATTGGAATGACATTTTTTACAAGTATCGGCTATATCCCTTTTATCTCATTATAATTTTAGCGGGAGTGATGATCCTACTAATTCGACTTTTAATTCGAATTCAGTGCAGAAAAAAATGGCTCGAATGGAAACTTGCCGGTTCAAAACATTTATATAAAATTTGGCATTTGATTTTGGAATTTTTTTATATGTTGCTGTTTTTATTGATGGCTTTTTTGCTTCCCCTCTATTTTTGGCGAAGTGAAATTCTCAATTTCTTATACGTAAATTCTATTAAATTTAATAGCAGTTTTTATTACGTTTTCGGACTTATCGGTCTGTATTTCATAATTTCGTTATTGAATTTAATTGGTGACAAAAAAAGTTAGTGCATTCGTGGTAAAAAAGAAAGATCAAAATAATTAATGAAAAAGTACAAGCATAACATTCCCAATTTGCTCACAATTTTGCGGATTGTCTTCATTCCATTTTTTGTATATTCTGCCCTTAAGGAATATTACCTAACAAGCATGATTCTGTTTGTTTTCGCTTCGCTCACAGATGCTTTTGATGGTATGATTGCTCGAAAATATAATTATGTTTCAAATTTTGGGAAAATGTTCGACCCGCTTGCTGATAAACTATTGGTTGTGGCTGCCCTGCTTATTTTTGTTTATTGGGATGTTTTGAGTTGGTGGATTGTTGCAATCATTTTATTAAGGGAAATTTTTCTTACTTTATATCGAAATTATTTATCCCGAAAAAATATCGTACTGGCAGCTAATATTTTTGGAAAGATAAAAACCACAGAACAAATGGTGGCAATAATCATTACCCTTGTTTACAAAGTTTACATAAGTTTTTTCATAGAGCCGATACCATTTATCTCAACCGGAATTATCTGGCTTTTTTATCTTGCAGCGTTCCTTAGCTGGTTCTCGGCTGCGATTTATTTAAAACAAACGTGGAGAAAAAACACAAATGAAAATTAGAAATTTATTATTTTTAACCCTAATACTTATCACACTGTTTGGTTGCGGAAAATCAGGAAGCGATAAAAATCGTCCGAACATTCACAAACCATTTTCCTGGGGAAAATTTAACGATATTTATGCGTTTGCAGACAATCAAATCTGGGACTATGGGCAATTAAAACTGCACGAGAATCTGGAACGAATGTTTTATACAACCTCGAATGAAAAATATTTCACATTAGAAAGAAAAAAAATTGCTGCCATTAAGCAAAATTACAAATTTGCCAACCTCCTTTTCTTTTGTGATGTTCATTCAAATAAGCCCGTTTCCGAATATGTGAAGAAACTTCTGCCTGATAAAGTTGCCACAATTTCCGACTCACTTTCTGCAACCATGATAGCCACAAAAGATCTTTGGGTGCAAAATCAAACTGTGATTTTTGTTATTGGAAAAGACGTAGAATCGGTACTGCTCTACACTTTCGAGAATATTACTCGGATTTTTGAAGTTTTTCAAAATCGGAGGATGCAAAGATTGAAAAGATTAGTTTATAAAACAGGCTTGAATAAAAAAGAAATGGAATATGAACGAGAACACTATCCGTGGGAATTGAAATTGCCAAAAGGATATATTACTTTTAAAAGGGATGATGAATCGAATTTTGTTTCCTATCTACTGCGAGTCAAAAAATATCCCGATAGATTCCTTGGGATTTATTGGGAAAAAATGCCGGAAAATATTGTAAACAAGGAATGGCTTCGGAATAAGAGATTGATGATCGGAAAAAAATATTATGAGGGTGATGAATTCTATCTAAAAGATGTGATTCAGCAAAAATATAAATTTGAGTCCTTTAACGGATTCAAACTTTTTGGGAAATGGCAAAATGAGACAAACTGCACCGGTGGAGCGTTTGCCAGTTTTGCTTTTTATGATAAGGAACAAAAAATTGCCTACTTAATTGATAATTCCGTTTATTTCCCGGAAGGGGATAAATTGATAGCCCTAATGAAGCTGGAGATTATTAGTAAAACATTTCACACAAAAAAATAAAATGTAGGTTTTTTAAAATTTTAGGAGGAATACGCTATGAAAATTGTTTTTTCTGTTTTAATTGCCATCTTATTGTCCGGTTCTCTCGTTGGTCAGCAGATAAAAATAAACGAAGTATATTACAACCATCCGGGAAGTGATACGGGTTATGAGTGGATAGAAATATTTAATTCAGGACAAATTTCACAAAATTTAAGCCAGTGGCAAATCGAAACGGGCGGTAGTGGGTTCGCGATAGATTTCACCTTTCCCGACGTAATTATTGGTTCCGGAGAGTTTCTCATTATCGGCGAAGAATATGTTCCGCAGGCAGATATAAT is a genomic window containing:
- the dut gene encoding dUTP diphosphatase; translation: MNYVKIKRNTDSAKLPIKKTPHSSGYDIFADIKEEIILKPGLVELIPSGFSLEIPPGFEAQIRPRSGLAIKHKIGVLNSPGTIDADYRGEVKVILINHGMKDFVITKQMRIAQIVFLQVPQIEIVETDEINETERNARGFGHTGLTD
- a CDS encoding methyltransferase; translated protein: MCKYTYDDLLYNDLKIFQHKNGYRSSEDSLILQDCILNYTSKNFLGNAFEFGTGCGIISILLAAKRENISLTSIEVQSSLYELAEKNVKYCELSPKITLIHMDGRNVAKKFSPGTFEIAFSNPPFFEPNEGRLSPIRERQIAKHEILCSLVDILDIFSYLLKLDGMGFVIYPKTRCLQFDSELYKRRDNLKPIAYKFYQNYANEVKINLMPKFQKPKKGESSPQNSFLPPNKFSEIIAQNNFNLFVAVVQKIRNYD
- the pgsA gene encoding CDP-diacylglycerol--glycerol-3-phosphate 3-phosphatidyltransferase is translated as MKKYKHNIPNLLTILRIVFIPFFVYSALKEYYLTSMILFVFASLTDAFDGMIARKYNYVSNFGKMFDPLADKLLVVAALLIFVYWDVLSWWIVAIILLREIFLTLYRNYLSRKNIVLAANIFGKIKTTEQMVAIIITLVYKVYISFFIEPIPFISTGIIWLFYLAAFLSWFSAAIYLKQTWRKNTNEN
- a CDS encoding DUF4837 family protein; protein product: MKIRNLLFLTLILITLFGCGKSGSDKNRPNIHKPFSWGKFNDIYAFADNQIWDYGQLKLHENLERMFYTTSNEKYFTLERKKIAAIKQNYKFANLLFFCDVHSNKPVSEYVKKLLPDKVATISDSLSATMIATKDLWVQNQTVIFVIGKDVESVLLYTFENITRIFEVFQNRRMQRLKRLVYKTGLNKKEMEYEREHYPWELKLPKGYITFKRDDESNFVSYLLRVKKYPDRFLGIYWEKMPENIVNKEWLRNKRLMIGKKYYEGDEFYLKDVIQQKYKFESFNGFKLFGKWQNETNCTGGAFASFAFYDKEQKIAYLIDNSVYFPEGDKLIALMKLEIISKTFHTKK